One region of Chryseobacterium sp. SORGH_AS_0447 genomic DNA includes:
- a CDS encoding aspartate carbamoyltransferase catalytic subunit: protein MFTITELSTERINRIVQEALAFAEGKTAKIEGEVFCSNLFFEDSTRTKTSFDIAERKLGLQVVPFDASNSSVNKGESLYDTVKTIESLGVNLVVIRDKKDRYFDELKNIKIPVINGGDGTGNHPSQCMLDLMTIYQEFGKFEGLKVGIVGDVKHSRVANSNAEALRRLGAKVYFSGPEQWFDEGALINGTYLSVDELIHEVDVLMLLRIQHERHDAKMSFSASEYHRKYGLTKEREKAMKKDAIIMHPAPINRGVEIDTDLVECERSRVFRQMQNGVFARMAILKEALEKEGYTFK, encoded by the coding sequence ATGTTTACGATTACAGAACTGAGTACCGAGAGAATCAACCGAATAGTACAGGAAGCTTTGGCTTTTGCAGAAGGGAAGACTGCCAAGATAGAAGGCGAGGTTTTCTGTTCCAACCTTTTTTTTGAAGACAGCACCAGAACCAAAACAAGTTTTGATATTGCCGAAAGAAAATTAGGTCTGCAGGTGGTGCCGTTCGACGCCTCGAACAGTTCCGTAAACAAGGGGGAAAGTTTATACGATACGGTAAAAACAATCGAAAGCCTGGGCGTAAACCTGGTCGTGATTCGAGATAAGAAAGACCGTTATTTTGATGAACTGAAAAACATTAAAATTCCAGTGATCAACGGTGGAGACGGTACCGGAAACCACCCGTCCCAGTGTATGCTGGACCTGATGACGATCTACCAGGAATTCGGAAAATTTGAAGGCCTGAAAGTAGGAATCGTGGGCGATGTAAAACACAGCAGGGTGGCCAATTCCAACGCCGAAGCGTTGAGAAGATTAGGCGCAAAGGTGTATTTCTCCGGCCCGGAACAGTGGTTCGATGAAGGAGCGCTGATCAACGGAACTTACCTGAGCGTTGACGAACTGATTCACGAAGTGGACGTTTTGATGTTGTTGAGAATCCAGCACGAAAGACACGACGCCAAAATGAGCTTCTCGGCTTCGGAATACCACAGAAAATACGGATTGACGAAGGAAAGGGAGAAAGCCATGAAAAAAGATGCAATCATCATGCACCCGGCACCGATCAACCGCGGCGTGGAAATCGACACGGATCTTGTGGAATGCGAACGTTCAAGGGTTTTCAGGCAGATGCAGAATGGTGTTTTTGCGAGAATGGCGATTTTAAAAGAAGCTTTGGAAAAAGAAGGGTATACCTTCAAATAA
- the egtB gene encoding ergothioneine biosynthesis protein EgtB, translating to MVEQNILSREKVLLENYTKIRNRSVEICKPLAIEDYVVQPVVDVSPPKWHLGHTTWFFETFILIPNFEGYEVFDPQYNFVFNSYYETIGARVIRTDRGNLSRPSVSDIYQYREYVDEQMNNFLAKHHLSEDLSKLFELGLNHEQQHQELLLTDIKFILGHNPLFPAYDEHNDLEKMGIRKSGMISFPEGVYEIGFEGDSFCFDNELNRHKVYLNDFEISSSLVTNAEYLKFIEDGGYSDFRYWHAEGWDWVKENQAKAPLYWHFVDGKWMQYTLKGLIEVDAEEAVTHINFYEASAFASWKGMRLPTEAEWEVASEHFDWGKCWEWTGSAYLPYPGFKKVAGAVGEYNGKFMVNQMVLRGASIATPEGHSRNTYRNFFHAQLQWQFTGIRLVR from the coding sequence ATGGTCGAACAAAATATTCTATCTAGGGAAAAAGTACTGCTGGAAAATTATACAAAAATCAGAAACCGGTCCGTTGAGATCTGTAAGCCGCTTGCTATTGAAGATTATGTCGTTCAGCCGGTGGTTGACGTCAGTCCGCCAAAATGGCATTTGGGGCATACCACCTGGTTTTTTGAAACCTTTATTTTGATTCCGAATTTTGAAGGATACGAAGTTTTCGATCCGCAGTATAATTTTGTATTCAATAGCTATTATGAAACCATAGGAGCAAGGGTGATCCGTACAGACCGGGGAAATTTAAGCCGTCCATCCGTATCGGATATTTATCAGTACCGGGAATATGTGGATGAACAAATGAATAATTTCCTGGCTAAACATCACCTGTCCGAAGATCTCAGCAAACTGTTTGAGTTGGGCTTAAATCATGAACAGCAGCATCAGGAACTGCTCCTGACCGACATAAAATTTATATTAGGCCATAATCCTTTATTTCCGGCTTATGATGAACATAACGATTTGGAAAAGATGGGAATCCGGAAATCAGGGATGATTTCTTTTCCGGAAGGGGTTTATGAAATAGGATTTGAAGGCGATAGCTTTTGTTTTGACAACGAACTGAACCGTCATAAAGTATATCTGAATGATTTTGAAATCTCTTCCAGCCTCGTAACCAATGCCGAATATCTTAAATTCATTGAGGATGGCGGCTATTCCGATTTTCGTTACTGGCATGCGGAAGGCTGGGACTGGGTAAAAGAAAACCAGGCAAAAGCTCCGTTATATTGGCATTTCGTTGATGGAAAATGGATGCAATACACCTTAAAAGGATTGATTGAAGTAGATGCTGAAGAAGCGGTTACCCACATTAATTTCTACGAAGCTTCAGCCTTTGCTTCCTGGAAAGGAATGCGTTTGCCCACAGAAGCCGAATGGGAAGTGGCGTCGGAACATTTCGACTGGGGAAAGTGCTGGGAATGGACCGGAAGTGCTTATCTGCCATATCCGGGATTCAAAAAAGTAGCCGGAGCCGTAGGAGAATATAACGGAAAATTTATGGTCAATCAAATGGTTTTGCGCGGTGCTTCTATCGCAACTCCGGAAGGACACAGCAGGAATACCTACCGTAATTTTTTTCATGCGCAGCTGCAATGGCAGTTTACGGGGATCAGGCTCGTTCGTTAG